The Bryobacteraceae bacterium genome includes a window with the following:
- a CDS encoding VOC family protein has protein sequence MAIEPYLFFNGRCEEALRFYEHAFEAKIETVARFRESPAPPPEELLPEGWLDRIMHASFLIGDARVMVSDGKTDEPPQFRGFALNVNFASEDEARRAFERLSDGGRVDMPIGPTFYAACFGMVTDRFGVQWMVMAPAPRSS, from the coding sequence ATGGCCATCGAGCCGTACCTGTTTTTCAACGGCCGCTGCGAGGAAGCCCTGCGGTTTTACGAGCACGCTTTTGAAGCGAAGATCGAGACGGTGGCGAGGTTCCGGGAGAGCCCGGCGCCGCCTCCAGAGGAGCTCCTGCCGGAGGGATGGCTGGACAGGATCATGCACGCCAGCTTTCTCATCGGGGATGCGCGCGTGATGGTCTCGGACGGCAAGACGGACGAGCCGCCGCAGTTCCGCGGCTTTGCGCTGAACGTGAACTTCGCTTCCGAAGACGAGGCAAGGCGCGCGTTCGAGCGGCTCAGCGATGGCGGCCGGGTGGACATGCCGATCGGCCCGACATTTTATGCGGCCTGCTTCGGGATGGTGACGGACCGGTTCGGCGTGCAGTGGATGGTGATGGCGCCAGCGCCCCGCTCGTCCTGA
- a CDS encoding cellobiose phosphorylase, whose translation MTIQQAVEEALERNVELLAQRYEIPIAEARLLQARLRPNPRLNVETNFLDLLGANYVPEEGPTGPAETNTVVYWEIETAGKRRLRMQAAREALASARETFLDARRTLVLEVQNAFLDTVLAKENAVTLREVLETFENVVKVNRTRFEAGDIARVELLRSEVAALQFRNQLRQAELRVRQEAVRLQRLMGRPAPAPGFDVTGEIRRDRPLATLEELTAAALAARPDLAALRREVARAEAEIRLQRALARPNVDLGISHHKQYVGPFPGQTAGFRFEIPLPLVNRNQGEVERARREKEQAETRVRALEQQIRAEVASAWEQYQTAQRLLESIEREMLEQAARVRETVEFSYRRGEASFLDLLEAQRTLSETRQGYNEARVEYARTLYLLDAITARDGR comes from the coding sequence GTGACGATCCAGCAGGCGGTGGAGGAGGCGCTGGAGCGCAACGTCGAGCTGCTGGCGCAGCGGTACGAGATTCCTATCGCTGAAGCGCGGCTGCTGCAGGCACGTCTGCGGCCGAACCCGCGATTGAATGTCGAGACGAATTTTCTTGACCTGCTCGGGGCCAACTATGTCCCTGAAGAAGGCCCCACAGGACCGGCGGAGACGAACACGGTCGTCTACTGGGAGATCGAGACGGCGGGCAAGCGGCGGCTGCGCATGCAGGCGGCGCGGGAGGCGCTGGCCAGCGCGCGCGAGACGTTTCTCGATGCGCGCCGGACGCTTGTTCTCGAGGTGCAGAACGCGTTTCTCGACACCGTGCTGGCGAAAGAGAACGCAGTCACGCTGCGCGAAGTGCTGGAAACGTTCGAGAACGTCGTGAAGGTGAACCGGACGCGGTTCGAAGCCGGCGACATCGCGCGCGTGGAGCTGCTGCGCAGCGAGGTGGCGGCGCTCCAGTTTCGCAACCAGTTGCGGCAGGCCGAGCTGCGCGTGCGTCAGGAGGCGGTGCGGCTGCAGCGTCTGATGGGGCGGCCAGCGCCCGCGCCCGGGTTCGACGTCACGGGCGAAATCCGCCGCGACAGGCCGCTGGCGACGCTCGAGGAATTGACGGCGGCCGCGCTGGCGGCGCGCCCGGACCTGGCGGCGCTGCGCCGCGAAGTGGCGCGGGCGGAGGCCGAGATCCGGCTGCAGAGGGCGCTGGCGCGGCCCAATGTGGATCTGGGCATCTCGCATCACAAGCAGTACGTCGGTCCGTTCCCCGGGCAGACGGCGGGATTCCGCTTCGAGATACCGCTTCCGCTGGTCAACCGGAACCAGGGCGAAGTGGAACGGGCGCGGCGCGAGAAGGAGCAGGCCGAGACTCGCGTGCGCGCTCTGGAACAGCAGATCCGCGCCGAGGTCGCTTCCGCCTGGGAGCAGTATCAGACGGCGCAGCGGCTGCTGGAATCGATCGAGCGCGAGATGCTGGAGCAGGCGGCTCGGGTGCGCGAAACGGTGGAATTTTCCTACCGCCGCGGCGAGGCGTCGTTCCTGGATCTGCTGGAGGCGCAACGGACGTTGAGCGAAACCCGGCAAGGCTACAATGAAGCGCGCGTCGAGTACGCGCGCACGCTGTATCTTCTCGATGCAATCACGGCGAGGGACGGGCGATGA
- a CDS encoding cation efflux system protein, protein MRGLLRFALEQRFFTFVGAILLVGAGIWSFQQLKIEAYPDISDPGVDVITLAPGLAAEEVEQQVTIPIERALNNTPGVLNRRSRTIFGLSLVQLTFEHSMDNYRARQLVLERLREVELPEGLQPVLGPMATPIGEMFRYVIEAPHLDDLQLRELQDWVITPRLLQVAGVADVVPFGGLVKQYQIQVDPLLLEKYRLTLEDIAEAVAASNRNAGGALLDNRQQSLAVRGVGLLRGVEDIENSVVSEARGVPIYVKDLGRVTVGAAPQTGIFGLNERSGGVEGIVLMRRGENPSEVLRLVHEAVDELERTRLPAGVRIRTIYDRTELVDNTLRTVSRTLGEGLIVVTLVLLFFLGSVRAAVLTALTIPLSLLFAFIVMHLSGVPANLLSLGAIDFGIIVDGTLVMVEHLLHRLEERKAAAQQTFTVIRDAAFEMESPIFFSMLIIISAYLPLFTLERVERRLFTPMAFTVCAALLGALLITMTLTPALATLLFRNGGKAWDNPLIVRLAALYRKTLELFLPRAKLVVAGTALVVGAAVFAATRLGTEFLPVLDEGTVWVRLNLPPGTSLEKSASVASLVRAEIGKMPGVRDVASQAGRNDAGTDPFGPNRIEFLVTLKPYDQWPAGRTKAVLVEELARLMEEQVPGSTYNITQPIIDTVTEAVTGSSADLAILFTGPDLDTLRRLASQTLAIVRQVPGAADSSIEQENRQPQLTLRVNRPEMARYGVRVRDLQELIELAIGGRTVSTLFDGDRRFDITVRYLPEARADAGAIANILVPTRSGARVPLGQLADVRITDGESIIARSENRRMVSVRTNIRGRDQGGFAAELRRRVEREVPLPEGYRVEWGGQFENMTRAKARLSIALPVTVFLIFVLLFFAFRSTRDSLVVMLTVPFSFVGGIGLLWLRGINLSVSAAVGFVSLFGVAVMSGVLILSEVNRRRRQPGVDLLATLIDGCVAQMRPVLMMVVVAMLGMIPAARATGIGSDVQRPLATVVVGGLASTLVLTFVGLPALYYVVARRRAAKM, encoded by the coding sequence ATGAGGGGGCTGCTGCGGTTCGCGCTGGAACAGCGCTTCTTCACGTTCGTCGGGGCGATCCTGCTGGTCGGCGCAGGCATCTGGTCGTTCCAGCAGTTGAAGATCGAGGCTTACCCGGACATCTCCGACCCGGGAGTCGATGTCATCACGCTGGCGCCGGGGCTGGCGGCGGAAGAAGTCGAGCAGCAGGTGACCATCCCCATCGAGCGGGCGCTGAACAATACGCCGGGGGTGCTGAACCGCCGTTCGCGGACGATTTTCGGACTTTCACTGGTGCAGCTGACTTTCGAGCACTCGATGGACAATTACAGGGCGCGGCAGCTCGTGCTCGAGCGGTTGCGCGAGGTGGAGCTGCCAGAAGGGCTGCAGCCTGTGCTCGGCCCCATGGCGACGCCGATCGGCGAGATGTTCCGCTATGTCATCGAGGCGCCGCATCTCGACGATCTGCAGCTCCGCGAGCTGCAGGACTGGGTGATCACGCCGCGCCTGCTGCAGGTGGCGGGAGTGGCGGATGTCGTGCCGTTCGGCGGGCTCGTGAAGCAGTACCAGATTCAGGTGGATCCGCTGCTGCTTGAAAAATACCGGCTCACGCTCGAAGACATCGCCGAAGCCGTGGCCGCCAGCAACCGCAATGCGGGCGGCGCGCTGCTCGACAACAGGCAGCAGTCTCTCGCCGTGCGCGGAGTCGGCCTGTTGCGGGGCGTCGAGGACATCGAAAACAGCGTCGTCAGCGAAGCCCGCGGCGTACCGATCTACGTCAAGGACCTGGGGCGCGTCACCGTCGGCGCGGCGCCGCAGACTGGCATCTTCGGGCTGAACGAGCGCAGCGGCGGAGTCGAGGGCATCGTGCTGATGCGGCGCGGCGAGAACCCGAGCGAAGTGCTGCGGCTGGTGCACGAGGCTGTCGACGAGCTGGAGCGGACGCGGCTGCCCGCGGGCGTGCGCATCCGCACCATCTACGACCGCACGGAACTCGTCGACAACACCCTGCGCACGGTCTCGCGGACGCTGGGCGAAGGGCTGATCGTTGTCACGCTGGTGCTGCTGTTCTTCCTCGGCAGCGTGCGCGCCGCGGTGCTGACGGCGCTGACGATTCCTCTATCCCTGCTGTTCGCCTTCATCGTGATGCACCTGTCGGGCGTGCCGGCGAATCTGCTTTCGCTCGGGGCGATCGACTTCGGCATCATCGTCGACGGAACGCTGGTGATGGTCGAGCACCTTCTGCACCGGCTGGAGGAACGCAAGGCTGCAGCCCAGCAGACGTTCACGGTGATCCGCGACGCGGCGTTCGAGATGGAGTCGCCCATCTTCTTCTCGATGCTGATCATCATCTCGGCCTATCTGCCGCTGTTCACGCTGGAGCGCGTGGAGCGGCGGCTGTTCACGCCCATGGCCTTCACGGTGTGCGCGGCGCTGCTGGGGGCGCTGCTGATCACGATGACGCTGACGCCTGCGCTGGCGACGCTGCTGTTCCGCAACGGCGGTAAAGCGTGGGACAACCCGCTGATCGTCCGGCTGGCAGCCCTGTACCGGAAAACGCTGGAACTGTTCCTGCCCCGCGCGAAGCTGGTGGTGGCCGGAACCGCGCTGGTGGTGGGTGCGGCGGTGTTCGCGGCCACGCGGCTCGGCACGGAGTTCCTGCCGGTGCTCGACGAAGGCACCGTGTGGGTGCGGCTGAACCTGCCGCCGGGAACTTCGCTGGAGAAGTCGGCCAGCGTGGCTTCGCTGGTCCGGGCAGAGATCGGAAAGATGCCTGGCGTGCGCGATGTCGCCTCGCAGGCGGGCCGCAACGACGCGGGCACGGACCCGTTCGGGCCGAACCGCATCGAGTTCCTGGTGACGCTGAAACCCTACGATCAATGGCCCGCGGGACGCACCAAGGCCGTTCTGGTGGAAGAACTGGCGCGGCTGATGGAAGAGCAGGTGCCAGGCTCGACCTACAACATCACGCAGCCCATCATCGACACGGTGACGGAGGCGGTGACGGGATCGAGCGCGGATCTGGCGATCCTGTTTACGGGTCCTGATCTGGACACGCTGCGGCGGCTGGCCTCGCAGACGCTGGCCATCGTGCGGCAGGTTCCGGGCGCGGCGGACAGTTCGATCGAACAGGAGAACCGCCAGCCGCAGTTGACGCTGCGCGTGAACCGCCCCGAGATGGCTCGCTACGGAGTGCGCGTGCGCGATCTGCAGGAGCTGATCGAACTGGCCATCGGCGGACGCACGGTGAGCACGCTGTTTGACGGCGACCGCCGGTTCGACATCACGGTGCGGTACCTGCCGGAAGCCCGGGCCGACGCAGGCGCCATCGCGAACATTCTCGTGCCCACGCGCAGCGGCGCGCGCGTCCCGCTGGGACAGCTGGCCGATGTCAGAATCACGGACGGCGAGTCGATCATCGCCCGCAGCGAGAACCGCCGCATGGTGAGCGTGCGCACCAACATCCGCGGCCGCGACCAGGGCGGCTTCGCGGCCGAGCTCCGCCGGCGCGTCGAGCGCGAAGTGCCGCTGCCGGAGGGCTACCGCGTCGAGTGGGGCGGACAGTTCGAGAACATGACCCGCGCCAAGGCGAGGCTCAGCATCGCTCTGCCGGTGACCGTGTTCCTGATCTTCGTGCTGCTGTTCTTCGCCTTCCGCAGCACGCGCGACTCGCTGGTGGTGATGCTGACGGTGCCGTTTTCGTTCGTGGGCGGCATCGGGCTGCTGTGGCTGCGCGGAATCAACCTGAGCGTCTCGGCTGCAGTGGGCTTTGTGAGCCTGTTCGGCGTGGCCGTGATGAGCGGCGTGCTGATTCTTTCGGAAGTGAACCGGAGGCGCAGGCAGCCGGGCGTGGATCTGCTCGCCACCCTGATCGACGGCTGCGTGGCGCAGATGCGGCCCGTGCTGATGATGGTGGTGGTGGCGATGCTCGGCATGATTCCCGCGGCGCGCGCGACGGGCATCGGCAGCGATGTGCAGCGGCCGCTGGCCACGGTCGTGGTGGGCGGACTGGCATCCACTCTGGTGCTGACGTTTGTCGGGCTGCCAGCGCTGTACTACGTGGTGGCGCGGCGCAGGGCGGCGAAGATGTAA
- a CDS encoding hemolysin secretion protein D — MRAWIFTLLLLVLAGCRETPAPVMADPEPRIDGVVVIPPDSPKLRQIRAEEVRVERVPTDEFTAPAKLEFNPNRISRVVLPAPGRVAEVFVYFGDAVQRGDPLLSLESPEADLAAAEYSRAELALTAARAELAKAQADYDRVLDLFRGDAIAKKEVLAAETALSQAKAAVAQSETSRGQALARLELLGLKPGQPRPRITVRAPLSGKVTEFNVVAGEYRNDTSQPVMTIADLSTVWAAADVPETSIRLVQLDERFEVRLNAFPGEVFQSRVMRIADSVDPANRTLKVWAEMDNRSGRFRPEMFGTVRHVEAEREMPVVPAGAVVQMEGREAVFVEEAPGRFRAVQVRTGKRSGGRVPVIEGLTPGQRVVSDGAMLLRGY, encoded by the coding sequence ATGAGAGCGTGGATCTTCACTCTGCTTCTGCTAGTGCTGGCCGGATGCCGCGAAACGCCTGCGCCCGTGATGGCGGATCCCGAGCCGCGGATCGATGGCGTCGTCGTGATTCCGCCCGATTCGCCGAAGTTGCGGCAGATCCGCGCCGAGGAGGTGCGCGTCGAACGCGTCCCCACGGACGAATTCACGGCGCCCGCGAAACTCGAGTTCAACCCGAACCGTATCTCCCGCGTCGTGCTTCCCGCGCCGGGCCGCGTGGCCGAGGTCTTCGTCTACTTCGGCGACGCCGTGCAGCGCGGGGACCCCCTGCTGTCTCTGGAAAGCCCCGAGGCCGATCTGGCCGCGGCAGAGTATTCGCGGGCGGAGCTCGCGCTGACGGCCGCGCGCGCCGAGTTGGCCAAAGCCCAGGCGGACTACGACCGCGTGCTGGACCTCTTCCGCGGCGACGCCATCGCGAAGAAGGAGGTCCTGGCCGCGGAAACGGCACTGAGCCAGGCGAAGGCCGCCGTGGCGCAATCCGAGACGTCGCGCGGACAGGCGCTGGCGCGGCTGGAGCTGCTGGGACTGAAGCCCGGGCAGCCCCGCCCGCGCATCACCGTACGCGCGCCGCTGTCGGGCAAGGTGACCGAGTTCAACGTTGTGGCGGGCGAGTACCGCAACGATACCAGCCAGCCCGTGATGACCATCGCCGATCTGAGCACCGTATGGGCGGCGGCCGACGTGCCGGAAACCTCCATCCGGCTGGTGCAGCTCGACGAGCGGTTCGAAGTGCGGCTGAACGCATTTCCGGGAGAAGTGTTCCAAAGCCGCGTCATGCGCATCGCCGACAGCGTGGATCCGGCCAACCGCACGTTGAAAGTGTGGGCGGAGATGGACAACCGCTCAGGACGTTTCCGCCCGGAAATGTTTGGGACCGTGCGGCACGTCGAGGCGGAGCGGGAGATGCCCGTCGTGCCGGCGGGCGCCGTGGTGCAGATGGAAGGGCGCGAAGCGGTGTTCGTGGAGGAAGCGCCCGGCCGGTTCCGCGCCGTGCAGGTGCGCACCGGCAAACGGTCAGGCGGCCGCGTCCCTGTGATCGAAGGACTGACGCCAGGGCAACGGGTGGTGTCCGATGGAGCGATGCTGCTGCGGGGGTACTGA